The proteins below are encoded in one region of Streptomyces cyanogenus:
- a CDS encoding DUF4386 domain-containing protein: protein MTSDRRAAMVGGLLYLVTHVTSVAALVLYEPVLKHTDYVVGPGSDTGVLVGVLLEVILALAVVGTAVALFPVVKRHNEGAALGYVGLRTLEAGVIAVGVVPLLALVTLRHDLAGTADSDATTLASALVAFHNWTFLVGPSFVCGTNTVLIAYPLYHSGLVPRFIPVLGLAGGPLVFASGAAQMFGVYEQFSVWAALAAIPVFAWEICLALYLILKGFRPSVAAGPAAVPSGASAYPAAV, encoded by the coding sequence ATGACTTCCGACCGAAGGGCCGCCATGGTCGGCGGCCTCCTCTACCTCGTCACCCACGTCACCTCCGTCGCCGCGCTCGTTCTGTACGAGCCGGTGCTCAAACACACCGACTACGTCGTCGGTCCGGGGTCCGACACCGGGGTGCTGGTCGGAGTGCTTCTCGAGGTGATCCTGGCGCTCGCCGTCGTCGGGACGGCGGTCGCGCTGTTTCCCGTCGTCAAGCGGCACAACGAGGGCGCCGCGCTGGGTTATGTGGGCCTGCGTACTCTCGAAGCCGGGGTCATCGCCGTCGGCGTCGTCCCCCTACTCGCGCTCGTCACGCTGCGGCACGACCTGGCCGGAACGGCCGACTCCGACGCGACCACGCTCGCAAGCGCCCTCGTGGCCTTCCACAACTGGACGTTCCTGGTCGGTCCCAGCTTCGTCTGCGGAACCAACACGGTGCTGATTGCCTACCCGCTGTACCACTCAGGCCTGGTGCCCCGCTTCATACCCGTGTTGGGGCTGGCCGGCGGCCCGCTGGTCTTCGCCTCGGGCGCCGCTCAGATGTTCGGCGTCTACGAACAGTTCTCGGTGTGGGCGGCCCTCGCCGCCATCCCGGTGTTCGCCTGGGAGATCTGCCTCGCTCTGTACCTGATCCTCAAGGGCTTCCGGCCCTCGGTCGCGGCCGGGCCCGCCGCGGTGCCGTCCGGGGCCAGCGCCTATCCCGCGGCCGTGTGA
- a CDS encoding TetR/AcrR family transcriptional regulator C-terminal domain-containing protein translates to MTESATAPRRVPLDRERVLRAAVALADGLGIEALSMRNLAERLGVVPMALYKHVANKEELLDGMVEVIVGEIDPPAPGADWKRAIRQRILSARQALLRHRWASQVIESRTHAPPVVLEYMDSLMGTFRAGGFSVDLTHHVMHALGSRIWGFTQEVFPTPLPPADPEARAAMFGQLAARYPHIIEVATAGYHDGQSAVGSGCDDQFEFEFALDVLLDGFERLHRQGWNSAERRPGTRTAG, encoded by the coding sequence ATGACCGAGTCCGCCACGGCCCCTCGCCGCGTGCCGTTGGACCGGGAGCGGGTTCTGCGCGCCGCGGTGGCTCTCGCCGACGGCCTCGGCATCGAGGCGCTGAGCATGCGCAACCTGGCCGAACGGCTGGGAGTGGTGCCCATGGCGCTCTACAAGCACGTGGCGAACAAGGAGGAGCTGCTCGACGGCATGGTCGAGGTCATCGTCGGCGAGATCGACCCGCCGGCGCCGGGCGCGGACTGGAAGCGCGCGATCCGGCAGAGGATCCTCTCGGCCCGGCAGGCGCTGCTGCGCCACCGCTGGGCATCCCAGGTGATCGAGTCGCGCACGCACGCCCCGCCCGTCGTGCTGGAGTACATGGACTCGCTGATGGGAACGTTCCGGGCCGGCGGCTTCTCCGTCGACCTCACCCACCACGTCATGCACGCTCTCGGGAGCCGCATATGGGGGTTCACCCAGGAGGTGTTCCCCACGCCGCTGCCACCGGCCGACCCGGAGGCGCGGGCGGCAATGTTCGGCCAACTGGCCGCACGGTACCCCCACATCATCGAGGTCGCCACGGCCGGGTACCACGACGGGCAGTCGGCCGTGGGCAGTGGCTGCGACGACCAGTTCGAGTTCGAGTTCGCCCTGGACGTCCTCCTGGACGGCTTCGAACGGCTCCACCGGCAGGGCTGGAACTCCGCCGAGCGCAGGCCGGGCACCCGCACCGCCGGGTAG
- a CDS encoding transposase: MAGVITASEPSWIAPFTGLSRRQFGKLITALRREGADPVRKGRPWSLPLEDRVLLAAAYWRTNLNLRQLAPLFGIPKSAADRIIDHLGPSLAIQPHTRSRKDTVLIVDGTLVPTRDHTVAEQSKNYRYSTNHQVVIDADTRLVVVVGRPVPGNRNDCKAWELSGAKDAVGRTTVIADGGYRGTGLVLPHRRERGQAELPDWKEEHNASHRKVRARVEHVFARMKSWKILRDCRLKGDGAHLAG, encoded by the coding sequence GTGGCTGGTGTGATCACGGCGTCGGAGCCGTCCTGGATAGCCCCGTTCACCGGGCTGAGCCGACGTCAGTTCGGCAAGCTGATCACCGCGTTACGACGCGAGGGCGCGGACCCGGTTCGCAAGGGCCGGCCGTGGAGCCTGCCGCTGGAAGACCGGGTGCTGCTGGCCGCCGCGTACTGGCGCACGAACCTGAACCTGCGGCAGCTTGCGCCGCTCTTCGGCATCCCGAAGTCGGCGGCCGACCGCATCATCGACCACCTCGGGCCGTCACTCGCGATCCAGCCGCACACGAGGTCCCGCAAAGACACCGTGCTGATCGTGGATGGAACCCTGGTGCCCACCCGTGACCACACGGTCGCCGAGCAGTCGAAGAACTACAGGTACTCGACCAACCACCAGGTCGTTATCGATGCCGACACCCGGCTCGTGGTCGTCGTCGGCCGGCCGGTGCCCGGCAACCGCAACGACTGCAAGGCGTGGGAGCTGTCCGGCGCGAAGGACGCCGTCGGCCGCACCACGGTCATCGCAGACGGCGGCTACCGGGGCACCGGCCTGGTCCTTCCGCACCGTCGCGAGCGCGGCCAAGCCGAACTCCCCGACTGGAAAGAGGAACACAACGCCTCTCACCGCAAGGTCCGCGCCCGCGTCGAGCACGTCTTCGCCCGGATGAAGAGCTGGAAGATCCTCCGCGACTGCCGCCTGAAAGGTGACGGCGCTCACCTGGCCGGGTAA